In one window of Microplitis demolitor isolate Queensland-Clemson2020A chromosome 4, iyMicDemo2.1a, whole genome shotgun sequence DNA:
- the LOC103574670 gene encoding putative uncharacterized protein DDB_G0286901 has product MCLKNILIFSIISLAEIKVHSMNYYSGTSTICHQIGGRLHCFSTNSPNFNNININNGNSFSWSAFDSYINSTVTKDDNNVTTWNINDINEEYTIQNRNNNTNIVNINNNYKSFIIRNNYNNTNVVNIKNINDVMKISNNNNNNNTLTIKNNSNSIAINNNNNNLNDINIKKSSKIINIKNYNNNLDAINIESNSDQIIINDNNNNNKVLTVGKNSEVISITSNNNNNNEINVNNDNIGNITISNNNNNVNSIFVRNNNNDINIRNNNNNVITITINVNSESITINNNKNNVVNIIINGDNKLIVINNGKNNVNDVTIKGKKGQVIINEKDHLTNINRINGDNYYGFMDY; this is encoded by the exons atgtgtcttaaaaatattttaattttttcaataatttcgcTCGCCGAAATTAAG gtCCATTCAATGAATTACTATTCCGGAACATCAACAATTTGCCACCAAATCGGGGGTAGATTGCATTGCTTTTCTACCAATAGTcctaattttaacaatattaatattaataacggCAACTCATTTTCCTGGTCAGCTTTTGACAGTTATATCAACAGTACCGTCACTAAAGACGATAATAATGTCACAACATGGAATATTAATGACATTAATGAGGAGTATACTATTCAaaatcgtaataataatacgaatatagttaatattaataacaactacaagtcatttattattagaaataattataacaacaCCAATGTcgttaatattaagaatattaaTGACGTAatgaaaattagtaataataataacaataacaatacgttaactattaaaaataatagtaatagtattgctattaataacaataataataatttaaatgacattaatattaaaaaaagcagtaagattattaatattaaaaactataacaaCAATTTAGATGCGATTAATATTGAAAGTAATAGTgaccaaattattattaatgacaataataataataacaaagtaTTAACCGTCGGTAAAAACAGTGAGGTTATTTCTATTAccagtaataacaataacaataatgaaattaatgttaataatgacaatattgGCAACATTACtattagcaataataataataatgtcaatTCGATTTTtgttagaaataataacaatgatattaatattcgtaataataacaataatgttaTTACGATCACGATTAATGTTAACAGTGAATCGATtacgattaataataataaaaataatgtggttaatattattattaatggtGATAATAAGCttattgtcattaataatggtaaaaataatgttaatgatGTAACTATTAAAGGGAAAAAGGGACAggttattattaatgagaAAGATCATCTCACTAATATTAATAGGATTAATGGTGATAATTATTATGGATTCATGGATTATTAA
- the LOC103574625 gene encoding STAGA complex 65 subunit gamma encodes MKSSKNNNGSGTTILWGELPTRENHKQEIITPDIIENIWRQVLDDCNYSNDNLNNYQTEQPPQFIQLPMENSLVLNTVQLHRQKLSINNGLIVRGVSTVDVELKEPKNPFKFLPPREKRPIKKAITCNLQSATCRSLLKHAVCVLIAHMGYEQSSDTAIETLVDIADNLLRKITLTFKYACEQPNTGFPDPVERILVEAGIGSVADIHNYYQNYVIKYEAKMKKTVEVMVCKQQLELSSAAKMELDEVVNKLQFDDLDNFVNAYKDVPTLQLLDPEIGFPPSLDAGFQMLHSLEQDELNNLEAEEDDTDTVQHINKKQKK; translated from the exons atgaaatcgagtaaaaataataatggatcAGGTACAACAATACTGTGGGGTGAATTACCAACACGGGAAAATCATAAGcaagaaataataacaccggatattattgaaaatatttggcgGCAAGTTTTGGATGACTGCAATTAttcaaatgataatttaaataattatcaaacgGAACAACCGCCGCAATTTATTCA gCTGCCAATGGAAAATTCACTTGTACTGAATACTGTGCAGTTACACAGACAGAAATTATCAATt aacaATGGATTAATTGTACGAGGAGTCTCGACTGTCGACGTAGAATTGAAGGAACCAAAAAAtcctttcaaatttttaccgCCAAGGGAAAA GCGCCCTATCAAGAAAGCAATTACGTGCAATTTGCAATCGGCAACATGTCGCAGCCTTTTGAAGCACGCGGTCTGCGTATTAATTGCTCATATGGGCTACGAGCAGTCTTCAGACACAGCAATCGAGACATTAGTCGACATAGCAGACAATTTACTACGTAAAATTACACTGACATTTAAATACGCGTGCGAGCAACCCAACACTGGCTTTCCC GATCCCGTGGAGAGAATCCTCGTGGAGGCAGGGATTGGAAGTGTTGCggatattcataattattatcagaattacgtaataaaatatgaggctaagatgaaaaaaactGTTGAGGTGATGGTTTGTAAGCAACAATTGGAACTAAGTAGTGCTGCAAA AATGGAACTGGATGAAGTCGTTAACAAACTGCAGTTCGATGACTTGGATAATTTCGTTAACGCATACAAAGACGTGCCTACTCTTCAGTTACTTGACCCGGAAATAGGTTTCCCGCCGAGTTTGGACGCTGGGTTCCAGATGCTACATAGTTTGGAACAGGATGA GCTTAATAACTTAGAGGCTGAAGAAGATGACACAGATACAGTgcagcatataaataaaaaacaaaaaaaatag
- the LOC103574623 gene encoding protein inscuteable homolog — protein sequence MSGFKRMQSKVFWNQMARHDLDNAPLICKSSLERQIEHEDASYCNFGRDSDTDTDKISENSFTAGGQVDSNCNITACFVTDKAQDDLLEENGHSLMVPEIENAQLARVLSPDQGHGSLDSGFSDSENSKSGNLDTSRRRRKRRKKRDGKVVNKNLFWMKPSHTSTPKSENIETQRNLTYIKDSKDFDEFCDSTDCAKRIELPDSPGSSQECLGDFLYEVEPPEDDASSASRDSTPCFNGPWYTRMSNESSKSSGSQETKSKFTSGSKTPWQFIAQSSSSSVQVWLQDLVQDVDNECYITLQSKALPRRNLHTEDAQTRDLKLLTTAATSAATELLVRAEGFNRHVQEVIRKIGQAEARDERDWLRSIEEEAFSILSELGAPPPRRIHDGSIRTILNQLESLKNMVNHTLDTRLDFYIERVVRGLEEAPRESGSAARGALAALTALGLAGSRAGNSIARCSGVRALLTSLVSASRLSSELRASSLRALASVCCCPLAIDHFIKEGGPEILVDLLTSPSTPEREKIEATALIVQVTAPWIDALGLRHFEPFAAPLTLTLIYLAESCACAQTLLLCAAALNNLSDSPAFVDAILTHESIRRLLKCVKKKAPSIWLMEQVAMLINKLARHPKARKHLAKARASVALVCFLRMAPPGLEDAYHRLTVTAATALMRLCVDPEIAKQVVAVGGDDCLPKFNKMDDHQQDGGLVRYTNSLRIACKKATKCIDDAKACDYSVE from the exons ATGTCGGGTTTCAAAAGGATGCAGAGTAAGGTTTTTTGGAACCAAATGGCTCGTCATGATCTCGATAACGCTCCGCTGATTTGTAAATCCAGCCTGGAAAGGCAAATTGAGCATGAAGATGCTTCCTACTGCAATTTCGGGCGCGACAGTGACACGGACACTGACAAAATAAGCGAGAACAGTTTCACTGCCGGTGGTCAGGTGGACAGTAATTGCAACATAACTGCGTGTTTTGTCACCGATAAGGCCCAAGATGATTTGCTTGAAGAAAATGGCCACTCCTTAATGGTCCCGGAAATAGAAAACGCGCAACTCGCGAGAGTTCTCAGCCCCGACCAAGGCCACGGGAGCCTCGACTCCGGTTTCTCGGACTCGGAGAATTCCAAGTCGGGAAATTTGGACACCAGCCGTCGGCGCAGGAAGCGAAGAAAAAAGCGCGATGGGAAGGTagtcaacaaaaatttattctggATGAAACCGAGTCACACTTCGACTCCGAAATCGGAAAATATTGAAACCCAGAGGAATTTAACTTACATCAAGGACTCAAAGGACTTTGACGAATTCTGTGACTCAACCGACTGCGCTAAGAg aatcGAGCTTCCAGACTCTCCCGGGTCATCCCAAGAATGTCTAGGAGATTTTCTCTACGAAGTTGAGCCACCGGAAGACGACGCGAGCTCAGCATCCCGTGACTCGACGCCATGTTTCAACGGTCCCTGGTACACGCGGATGTCCAACGAGTCATCAAAGTCCTCTGGGTCACAAGAAACGAAATCGAAATTCACATCGGGATCAAAAACTCCTTGGCAATTTATCGCGCAGTCCAGTAGTTCGTCGGTCCAAGTCTGGCTCCAAGACCTGGTGCAAGACGTAGACAACGAATGCTACATCACGCTGCAGAGCAAAGCTTTACCCAGGCGTAATTTGCATACTGAGGATGCGCAGACAAGAGATTTGAAACTTTTAACGACTGCGGCGACTTCAGCGGCGACCGAATTGCTCGTGAGGGCTGAGGGGTTCAATCGACATGTCCAGGAAGTAATCAG AAAAATCGGGCAAGCGGAAGCTAGAGACGAACGCGATTGGCTTAGAAGTATTGAAGAGGAGGCTTTTTCTATTTTGTCTGAATTAGGCGCCCCTCCGCCACGAAGAATCCACGACGGAAGTATCAGGACTATCTTAAATCAGTTAGAGTCTTTGAAGAATATGGTCAATCACACTCTGGACACGCGATTGGATTTTTATATCGAG cGAGTAGTACGAGGTCTAGAAGAAGCTCCCCGAGAATCAGGATCTGCTGCGCGTGGGGCCCTTGCTGCTCTGACTGCCCTAGGACTCGCGGGTTCTCGAGCCGGGAACTCAATCGCACGTTGTTCTGGCGTTCGAGCCCTTCTGACCTCACTGGTCTCCGCTAGTCGTTTATCCTCCGAACTTCGAGCCTCAAGCCTTCGAGCCCTCGCCAGCGTGTGCTGCTGCCCTCTAGCGATCGACCACTTCATCAAAGAAGGAGGCCCCGAAATCCTCGTGGACCTTTTGACCTCACCCTCGACTCCCGAGCGCGAGAAAATCGAGGCCACGGCTCTCATAGTTCAAGTGACCGCCCCCTGGATCGACGCCTTGGGCCTTCGACACTTCGAGCCCTTCGCAGCCCCACTGACCCTCACGCTCATCTATCTCGCCGAGTCCTGCGCCTGCGCCCAAACATTACTCCTCTGCGCAGCCGCACTAAACAACCTCAGTGACTCTCCCGCCTTTGTCGACGCCATTTTAACTCACGAAAGTATCCGCCGACTTCTGAAGTGCGTAAAAAAGAAAGCGCCCTCTATCTGGCTCATGGAACAAGTCGCCatgttgataaataaactAGCCCGGCATCCAAAGGCCAGGAAACATCTCGCCAAAGCCAGAGCTTCCGTTGCCCTCGTCTGCTTCTTACGCATGGCGCCACCTGGACTCGAGGACGCGTACCACAGGCTCACGGTCACTGCTGCCACCGCCTTAATGAGGCTCTGCGTGGATCCTGAAATCGCCAAGCAAGTAGTAGCAGTCGGAGGCGACGACTGTCTTCCGAAATTCAACAAAATGGACGACCATCAACAAGATGGCGGGCTGGTCCGATATACCAACAGTTTGAGAATCGCGTGTAAAAAAGCTACTAAGTGTATCGATGACGCTAAGGCTTGTGATTACTCtgttgaataa
- the LOC103574628 gene encoding ADP-ribosylation factor GTPase-activating protein 2, translating to MADSAPTKTEIEEIFKRLRAISTNKTCFDCNAKNPAWCSVTYGVFLCIDCSAIHRSLGVHLTFVRSSQLDTNWTWQQLRNMQLGGNAHARAFFTQHNCTSTDAQQKYKSRTAMQYREKLAQASNQAMKRYGTKLHLDDTETSNKREEKEEIDFFTEHESFEELNKKSTVPSVELTSSEPALQSDNCKLTNKDQDVDLLINSMGPTIKLSESVISTGSNYKSTIGGRKVQQKRPGMGKKTGMGAQRVTTNFDELEKSVAESQSPASVPTNVDKEDKEDQIEANSRLAYKMEQNLTEQAKLVSERTKKMDPKKASQAERLGMGIGSRSGASHSAFSDMKVITQESTNSRKTESKYTMREDPELESPSRPANDLDDFFSLISTPYSSSKSSYKSTASNEEVVVISEPELPKRSTPRSTFGSTNSKPDVKHLSSGDGEAQRKFGEAKAISSDQYFRDSNNDDSWERKTTLRRFEGSSSISSSDFFGNNQSSPTGSSYSSGSLSMSSIAARTGSVDLEDVRESVRQGVNKVAGKISSLANAAVNSLQDRYF from the exons ATGGCAGATTCAGCTCCTACTAAGACAGAAATTGAAGAAATATTCAAACGTCTTCGTGCTATTTCGACCAACAAA ACCTGCTTTGATTGCAATGCAAAAAATCCAGCATGGTGCAGTGTTACGTATGGGGTTTTTTTATGCATCGATTGCTCGGCGATACACCGAAGTCTTGGTGTTCATTTGACGTTTGTCAGATCCTCACAATTGGACACTAATTGGACATGGCAGCAATTAAGAAATATGCAATTAGGTGGTAACGCACATGct agggCATTTTTTACGCAACATAATTGTACGAGTACAGATGCTCAACAGAAATATAAATCACGTACCGCAATGCAGTATCGTGAGAAACTTGCTCAAGCTTCTAATCAGGCGATGAAACGTTATGGAACTAAG ttgCACTTAGACGACACGGAGACGTCAAATAAACGTGAGGAGAAAGaagaaatagatttttttacagagCATGAGTCTTTCGaagagttgaataaaaaatcgacAGTTCCAAGTGTTGAATTAACTTCCAGTGAGCCGGCTCTTCAATCAGATAATTGCAAGCTCACGAATAAGGATCAAGatgttgatttattaataaattcaatgggACCAactataaaattatctgaGAGCGTAATTAGTACTGGTAGTAATTACAAGTCGACTATTGGCGGTCGTAAAGTTCAACAGAAACGTCCTGGT atgggGAAGAAAACTGGAATGGGAGCTCAGAGAGTGACGACAAATTTCGATGAACTAGAAAAATCGGTCGCTGAGTCTCAGTCACCAGCATCCGTGCCGACTAACGTTGATAAGGAAGATAAGGAGGATCAGATAGAAGCAAACAGTCGGCTTGCGTATAAGATGGAACAGAATCTGACAGAGCAGGCTAAGCTAGTTAGTGAACGCACGAAAAAAATGGACCCGAAAAAAGCTTCCCAGGCTGAAAGATTGGGAATGGGAATAGGCTCTCGcag tggagCAAGTCATTCTGCCTTCAGCGACATGAAAGTAATAACCCAAGAGTCAACGAACTCACGTAAAACTGAGTCCAAGTACACGATGCGTGAGGATCCAGAATTAGAGTCGCCTTCACGGCCCGCCAATGATTTAGACGACTTTTTTTCTCTGATAAGCACACCTTATTCGTCGTCTAAGTCATCTTACAAGTCGACGGCCTCCAACGAAGAGGTTGTGGTTATCAGCGAACCGGAATTGCCGAAACGTTCAACCCCGCGGTCAACTTTTGGATCCACGAATTCAAAACCGGATGTTAAACATTTGTCTTCTGGCGACGGGGAAGCTCAGAGAAAATTCGGTGAAGCTAAAGCCATTAGCTCTGATCAGTATTTCAGGGATAGTAATAACGATGACtcg tgGGAGCGTAAGACAACTCTGCGCAGATTCGAAGGATCGTCATCAATATCGTCATCAGATTTCTTCGGCAACAACCAGAGCTCTCCCACAGGATCATCGTACTCTTCAGGATCATTATCTATGAGCAGCATCGCCGCGCGCACAGGATCGGTCGACCTCGAGGACGTTCGCGAGTCCGTACGCCAGGGAGTGAACAAAGTCGCGGGTAAAATAAGTTCCCTTGCAAATGCGGCCGTTAATTCACTGCAAGATCGTTATTtttaa
- the LOC103574627 gene encoding probable basic-leucine zipper transcription factor S: protein MWLKNVWVFFFLVAITEIKAVNIKIQGSVLIIENCNWAVNNTYQCTSQTYDISNNHGVHISNDKVSLNGENIISNNGFSINLNNNDIIEEEESCPTETSGTIAINNENNIVKNCVFESITGSLDIKNRNNNKNDITINHDSNEIKLDNTNNNINKIIINGNSETIVVNNRNNNNVQIIIYGNSKYIQVNNRNNNVCTIDIKGNNGQIDINNRNNNVNTVTVKGSRGIINTVNKNRWTNVNTIYADNY from the exons atgtggcTGAAAAACGTTTGGGTTTTTTTCTTCTTGGTTGCGATCACCGAAATAAAG GcagtcaatataaaaattcaaggatCAGTcttaataatcgaaaattgTAACTGGGCTGTCAATAACACATATCAATGCACATCTCAAACTTATGATATTTCTAACAATCATGGTGTACATATTTCCAACGATAAAGTTTCTCTTAATGGTGAAAATATCATAAGTAATAATGGTttcagtattaatttaaataacaacgACATCATCGAGGAAGAAGAATCATGTCCAACTGAAACCAGCGGAACCATCGCCATTAATAACGAGAATAACATAGTCAAAAATTGTGTCTTCGAAAGCATAACCGGTTCGCTGGATATTaagaatagaaataataataaaaatgacattacTATCAATCATGATAGCAATGAAATTAAACttgataatacaaataataatattaataaaataataattaatggcaATAGTGAAACAATAGTTGTTAACAAtcgtaacaataataatgttcaaataataatttacggtaatagtaaatatattcaagttaataatcgtaataataatgtttgcACAATTGATATTAAGGGCAACAATGGCCAGATTGATATTAACAATCGTAATAATAACGTCAATACAGTAACTGTTAAAGGATCAAGAGGAATTATTAATACAGTTAACAAGAACAGATGGACTAATGTTAACACTATTTATgccgataattattaa
- the LOC103574624 gene encoding putative leucine-rich repeat-containing protein DDB_G0290503: MILYFFCVFLLEARQTEATGILTEDVRPEFPKLSFPIPMEPSNYIENPLDATFEYLIPKVGGDYDELSNEIIDFDREYSENDYHDFESDGESINKPINNFHNLINPTYGHINPINPIVNSIYSLSRLNQTINPINDVNEPINQSKNSINSTIEPKNLINPINKPINHINEPINHNLFYKSINLVNGINFPINAPENLINQPNNHINEHTNPINSINEPINAINRRINLNNEPINPVNETVNPINQPRESINVVNERINLNNEPINAINGCISLNNEPINPINGTINPINQPHESINPINNSINKKNSFNLRKETSVIQIELTLINDTIKLITIGSPDPLPQLTDIQLKQLIDDLRHNLTDYKFTKVINVINSTKESKLRDMINRIMSPIPVFDNSIYRINEPINRINDQVINVHFNLTLTDGVIKLITVTSSDLSIRLTGEQIEQLINELRKFLMDTKPIEVINANSSDRYFKSEEVINLFNRLILPRPSINHHHVESHSVAINRVINGVNNEINGKIRDPRPAEFDYPMARLITQHKFIKDQLINGINKSLMRSKRDAMAVNLTQFDETAMEELINRKIKKHEQRKVSIDMNRILMFNDEGELIIRESVMRKLGLNDNKKKYTDLNELFEDYLKKQDGGDGEDEDADDF; the protein is encoded by the exons atgattttgtattttttttgtgtttttttacTGGAGGCGAGGCAGActgag GCTACAGGAATTCTCACCGAAGATGTACGGCCAGAATTTCCTAAATTGTCATTTCCAATACCTATGGAACCTTCAAATTACATCGAAAATCCATTGGACGCAACTTTCGAGTACCTAATTCCAAAAGTTGGTGGCGACTATGACGAGTTATCGAATGAAATAATCGATTTCGATAGGGAATATTCAGAAAACGATTATCATGACTTCGAATCTGACGGTGAATCGATTAATAAAcccattaataattttcataatctGATTAATCCTACCTATGGTCACATTAATCCAATTAATCCCATCGTTAATTCCATTTATTCTCTGAGTCGATTAAATCAAACCATTAATCCTATTAATGATGTTAATGAACCAATTAATCAGTCAAAAAACTCTATTAATTCTACTATTGAACCCAAAAACCTTATTAATCCAATTAACAAGCCCATTAATCATATTAATGAACCTATTAATCataatcttttttataaatccattAATCTTGTTAATGGAATTAATTTTCCCATTAATGCGCCTGAAAATCTTATTAATCAACCtaataatcatattaatgAACATACAAATCCTATTAATTCTATTAATGAACCCATTAATGCGATTAATAGACGCATTAATCTTAATAATGAACCCATTAATCCTGTTAATGAAACCGTTAATCCTATTAATCAACCTCGTGAATCCATTAATGTGGTTAATGAACGCATTAATCTCAATAATGAACCCATTAATGCGATTAATGGATGCATTAGTCTTAATAATGAACCCATTAATCCTATTAATGGAACCATAAATCCTATTAATCAACCTCATGAATCCATTAATCCTATTAAtaattctattaataaaaaaaattcatttaatttgagAAAAGAAACTTCTGTCATACAAATAGAATTAACGTTAATTAATGACaccattaaattaataacaataggATCACCTGATCCTCTACCACAATTAACTGATAtacaattaaaacaattaattgatGACTTACGTCATAATTTGacagattataaatttactaaagtGATTAATGTCATTAATTCTACTAAAGAATCTAAGCTTCGCGATATGATTAATAGAATTATGAGTCCTATACCTGTGTTCGataattcgatatatcgaattaaTGAACCGATTAATCGAATTAATGATCAAGTTATTAATGTCCACTTTAATTTAACGTTAACCGATGGggtaatcaaattaataacagTTACATCATCTGATTTGTCGATACGATTAACTGGTGAGCAAATTGAACAACTGATTAATGAGTtgcgtaaatttttaatggataCTAAACCGATAGAAGTGATTAATGCGAACAGTAGCGACAGATATTTTAAGTCTGAGGaagtcattaatttatttaatcgattaatcCTTCCTAGACCATCGATTAATCATCATCATGTTGAATCTCACTCAGTTGCGATTAATCGAGTGATTAATGGAGTTAATAATGAgattaatggaaaaattagGGATCCGCGACCTGCAGAATTTGATTACCCGATGGCTCGGTTAATTActcaacataaatttattaaggaTCAACTGATTAATGgcattaataaatcattaatgagAAGTAAACGCGATGCCATGGCTGTAAATTTAACGCAATTTGATGAAACTGCGATGGAAGAATTgattaatcgaaaaataaaaaaacacgaaCAACGTAAGGTATCAATTGATATGAATAGAATTCTTATGTTTAATGATGAAGGCGAATTAATCATCAGAGAATCAGTTATGAGAAAATTGggattaaatgataataaaaaaaaatatactgacCTTAATGAGCTGTTTGAGGACTATCTTAAAAAACAAGATGGCGGAGATGGTGAAGATGAAGACGCAGATGATTTTTAG
- the LOC106693162 gene encoding MIT domain-containing protein 1-like codes for METAAIKILTRAVDMDKKEQYTLALILYQEGLQVLLNTIKEVTDAKKKDHLRLKAKDYLDRAEKLKEIIEEKKALGQYREQTKIEAGATGYDYDSLFGRFLDNNVVWIHVEDPYIRAYHQCLNLVRLCELAVRKCPSLSKIILTTTQDPEDPKNQISRLQELKVSLQQSNIKMDINFSETLHDRQITLSNGWVIKIGRGLDYFKAPDGKFSLGACDLVLRATLETTVDIFHKNDIKN; via the exons atggaaactgcggcgataaaaatattgacacgTGCTGTTGATATGGACAAGAAAGAACAGTATACGCTGGCACTAATATTATATCAAGAAGGTCTACAAGTTTTACTCAACACAATTAaag aagtaactgatgcaaaaaaaaaagatcactTACGACTGAAAGCCAAAGATTATTTGGACCGCGcggaaaaattgaaagaaataattgaagaaaaaaaagcacTTGGGCAGTATCGGGAACAGACGAAAATCGAAGCTGGTGCTACTGGTTATGATTACGACAGTTTATTTGGTAGATTTTTAGATAATAATGTGGTTTGGATACATGTTGAAGATCCTTACATACGAGCTTATCATCAg tgttTAAATTTAGTGCGATTATGTGAATTAGCTGTCCGTAAATGTCCAtctttaagtaaaataattttaacaacaaCCCAAGATCCAGAAGAtccaaaaaatcaaatttcacGACTACAGGAATTGAAAGTCAGCTTGCAACAGTCGAATATCAAAATGGACATAAACTTCTCTGAAACTCTTCATGATCGACAAATAAC cCTCAGCAACGGCTGGGTTATAAAAATCGGACGAGGCCTCGATTACTTCAAAGCACCCGATGGCAAATTCAGCCTCGGCGCCTGTGatttggtccttcgagccacTTTAGAAACTACCGTAGACATCTTCCACAAGAACGATATCAAAAACTGA